The Aeromicrobium sp. Leaf245 genome includes a region encoding these proteins:
- a CDS encoding YciI family protein — translation MSIFAVTYTYGAPEEQLATLRTEHRDYLANLPELLISGPASDSREAVLVFRADSREQVEALVAADPFVAAGFVGEHVVRDWKPILGSLAGHFTA, via the coding sequence ATGTCGATCTTCGCCGTGACCTACACCTACGGAGCGCCCGAGGAGCAGCTCGCGACGCTGCGCACCGAGCACCGCGACTACCTCGCGAACCTGCCCGAGCTGCTGATCAGCGGCCCGGCGTCCGACAGTCGCGAGGCGGTGCTGGTGTTCCGCGCCGACTCGCGCGAGCAGGTCGAGGCCCTCGTGGCCGCCGACCCCTTCGTGGCTGCGGGATTCGTCGGTGAGCACGTGGTGCGCGACTGGAAGCCGATCCTCGGCTCACTGGCCGGGCACTTCACGGCCTGA
- a CDS encoding PadR family transcriptional regulator, translating into MALEHAILVSLAERSATGYELARRFDASIGNFWKASHQQIYKVLGRMDADDLVTSQVVAQDGRPDKKVYAITDAGRAELVRFTTEPSTMEPLRSAFAVKLRALEHGDRDAILADVHRKRAEHAEKLGYYEASAERFYPDPDALDVADVGPWLVLRGGILGEQTAISWCDEILARLEGPAPR; encoded by the coding sequence ATGGCGCTCGAGCACGCGATCCTCGTGTCCCTCGCGGAACGCTCCGCCACGGGCTACGAGCTGGCGCGCCGCTTCGACGCCTCGATCGGCAACTTCTGGAAGGCCAGCCACCAGCAGATCTACAAGGTGCTGGGCCGCATGGACGCCGACGACCTCGTGACGTCGCAGGTCGTGGCCCAGGACGGACGGCCCGACAAGAAGGTCTACGCCATCACCGACGCCGGCCGTGCGGAGCTGGTCCGGTTCACCACCGAGCCGTCGACCATGGAGCCGCTGCGGTCGGCCTTCGCGGTCAAGCTGCGTGCCCTCGAGCACGGCGACCGCGACGCGATCCTGGCCGACGTGCACCGCAAGCGTGCCGAGCACGCCGAGAAGCTCGGCTACTACGAGGCCAGCGCCGAGCGCTTCTACCCCGACCCCGACGCCCTCGACGTCGCCGACGTCGGCCCGTGGCTCGTGCTGCGCGGCGGGATCCTCGGCGAGCAGACCGCGATCAGCTGGTGCGACGAGATCCTCGCCCGGCTCGAAGGGCCCGCACCCCGATGA
- a CDS encoding SCO4848 family membrane protein, with translation MISRVSAWVLVVAGVFNVVIWPRFAKAIVDDERAWAGEAWSSAPTAFFWVHAVLIGTAVTLGLCVLVIGVRALRAGRGSRRTS, from the coding sequence GTGATCTCGAGAGTCTCGGCGTGGGTGCTCGTGGTGGCAGGCGTCTTCAACGTGGTCATCTGGCCGCGGTTCGCGAAGGCGATCGTCGACGACGAGCGCGCGTGGGCCGGCGAGGCCTGGAGCAGTGCGCCCACCGCGTTCTTCTGGGTGCACGCGGTGCTCATCGGCACGGCCGTGACCCTCGGACTCTGCGTGCTCGTCATCGGGGTGCGGGCCCTTCGAGCCGGGCGAGGATCTCGTCGCACCAGCTGA